Proteins encoded within one genomic window of Gloeobacter kilaueensis JS1:
- a CDS encoding pyridoxal phosphate-dependent aminotransferase, with protein sequence MSRLSSRVRSLTPSLTLAIAARTKALKAGGVDICNLSAGEPDFDTPAPIREAAKAALDRGETRYGPVAGQPLLRELIAQKLERDNGLVYSPEQILVTNGGKQAIFNAVMALVEPGDAVLIPSPYWLSYPEIVALAGGTSLFLPTTEGADFKITADQLEAAITPRTRLLVLNSPSNPTGMVYSRAELEALAAVILRHDLLVLSDEIYEKLVYDGTTHHSIGSFGPEIAARTITVGGFSKAFAMTGWRLGYLAAPPEIVKAAAAIQSHSTSNVALYSQAGAIAALQDERVAGEVQRMVATFAERRTAMYRALSRVPDITCAAAQGAFYLFADIAESGLDSTRFCEKLLEEGHVAAVPGIAFGSDAHIRLSYAADRTTILKGIERLGQFMAQRRAVRL encoded by the coding sequence ATGTCCCGCCTCAGTAGTCGCGTCCGCTCCTTGACCCCCTCGCTCACCCTGGCGATTGCCGCCCGGACAAAAGCCCTCAAGGCAGGTGGCGTCGATATCTGCAATCTGAGTGCGGGTGAACCCGACTTCGACACGCCCGCGCCCATCCGCGAGGCGGCAAAGGCAGCCCTCGACCGGGGCGAGACCCGCTACGGCCCGGTGGCAGGCCAGCCGCTGCTGCGGGAGCTGATCGCCCAGAAGCTTGAGCGCGACAACGGGCTGGTCTACTCCCCCGAGCAGATCCTGGTGACCAACGGCGGCAAGCAGGCGATCTTCAACGCGGTCATGGCCCTCGTCGAGCCGGGGGACGCCGTACTCATCCCCAGCCCCTACTGGCTGAGCTATCCAGAAATCGTCGCCCTGGCGGGCGGTACCTCCCTGTTCTTGCCCACCACCGAAGGGGCAGACTTCAAGATCACAGCCGACCAGCTCGAAGCGGCGATTACACCGCGCACCCGGCTGCTTGTCCTCAATTCGCCCTCCAACCCGACCGGCATGGTCTACAGCCGCGCCGAACTGGAGGCGCTCGCAGCGGTGATCCTCCGCCACGACCTGCTGGTGCTCTCCGACGAGATCTACGAAAAGCTCGTCTACGACGGCACCACCCACCACAGCATCGGCAGCTTCGGCCCTGAGATTGCAGCCAGAACGATCACCGTCGGCGGCTTCAGTAAGGCTTTTGCGATGACCGGCTGGCGGCTGGGTTATCTCGCCGCACCCCCCGAGATTGTCAAAGCCGCCGCTGCGATCCAGAGCCACAGCACCTCGAACGTCGCCCTCTACTCCCAGGCCGGGGCGATCGCGGCGCTGCAGGATGAGCGGGTAGCCGGTGAGGTCCAACGGATGGTGGCCACCTTCGCCGAGCGGCGCACCGCCATGTACCGGGCGCTGAGCCGCGTCCCAGATATCACCTGCGCCGCCGCCCAGGGTGCGTTTTATCTGTTTGCCGACATCGCCGAGAGTGGCCTCGATTCGACCCGCTTCTGCGAAAAATTGCTCGAGGAAGGGCACGTCGCCGCCGTGCCGGGCATCGCCTTCGGTTCGGACGCCCATATCCGACTCTCCTACGCTGCCGACCGCACGACTATCCTGAAAGGCATCGAGCGACTGGGACAGTTCATGGCGCAACGGCGGGCGGTGCGCCTGTAG
- the glk gene encoding glucokinase: MILAGDIGGTNVRLALFEDRGDHLETLAEQSFLTHAYAGLEEIVALFLDRQGHKKVDQASFGVAGPVIDGQVHATNLPWLIEASTLQSALDLMDVGLINDLEANAYGIALLRPSDLVVVNAGVPGATGNAAIISAGTGLGEAGLYWDGHRHRPFATEGGHTDFAPAGELQVELLQYLTAEYGRVSWERVLSGPGLYNLYRFLRDTGRGKESAATQQQLRQAEDLPSVIGRSALSGNDPLSEQALDLFVALYGAEAGNLALKIMARGGLYVGGGIAPKIVAKLRTPAFLQAFVAKGRLQPLLEAMPLSIILNDRTALLGAARYALLAGEQP; this comes from the coding sequence ATGATCTTAGCGGGTGACATTGGCGGCACGAATGTGCGGCTTGCCCTTTTTGAGGACAGGGGGGATCACCTTGAGACCCTGGCGGAGCAGAGCTTTCTCACCCATGCTTACGCTGGCCTCGAAGAGATCGTCGCTCTATTTTTAGACAGGCAGGGCCACAAAAAAGTGGACCAGGCCAGCTTTGGGGTGGCAGGACCGGTGATCGACGGTCAGGTACACGCGACAAACCTGCCCTGGCTCATCGAGGCGAGCACACTCCAGAGCGCTCTGGACTTGATGGACGTGGGCCTGATCAACGATCTGGAGGCGAACGCCTACGGCATCGCCCTCCTGCGGCCATCGGATCTGGTGGTCGTCAACGCCGGTGTGCCCGGTGCCACCGGCAACGCGGCGATTATCTCAGCGGGCACCGGACTCGGCGAGGCAGGGCTCTACTGGGACGGCCATAGGCACCGGCCCTTCGCCACCGAGGGCGGCCACACCGACTTTGCTCCAGCGGGCGAGCTGCAGGTCGAACTGTTGCAGTACCTCACCGCCGAGTATGGCCGGGTGAGCTGGGAGCGGGTGCTCTCCGGGCCGGGGCTTTACAACCTCTATCGCTTCTTGCGCGACACGGGCCGGGGCAAAGAATCCGCTGCTACCCAGCAGCAACTGCGGCAGGCCGAAGACCTGCCCTCGGTGATTGGCCGCTCGGCGCTGAGCGGCAACGACCCGCTCTCCGAGCAGGCGCTGGATCTGTTCGTCGCCCTCTACGGGGCGGAGGCGGGCAACCTCGCCCTCAAGATCATGGCAAGGGGCGGCCTGTACGTGGGGGGCGGCATCGCCCCCAAGATCGTCGCAAAACTCCGCACCCCCGCCTTCCTGCAGGCGTTCGTCGCCAAAGGCCGCCTGCAACCGCTGCTGGAAGCGATGCCGCTTTCGATCATCCTCAACGACCGGACGGCCCTTCTGGGCGCAGCCCGCTACGCTCTGCTGGCCGGAGAGCAGCCGTAG
- the metK gene encoding methionine adenosyltransferase — MSRYLFSSESVTEGHPDKICDQISDAILDALLTQDASSRVAAEVVVNTGMVIVTGEITTKAQVNFTRLVREKIREIGYTDADNGFSADSCSVFLALDEQSPDISQGVSLAQEARQNEDDLFDRVGAGDQGLMFGFACTETPELMPLPISLAHRLTRQLALVRKNGTLSYLKPDGKAQVTVEYERTGGIDRPVRIHTILISTQHTATIGEIADNEAVQARIREDLWTHVVGPAFGDIAIQPDAQTRLLVNPTGKFVIGGPQGDAGLTGRKIIVDTYGGYARHGGGAFSGKDPTKVDRSAAYAARYVAKNIVAAELADRCEVQVAYAIGVARPLSVLVETFGTGRVSDEALMLLVREHFDLRPAAIIRDFELCQLPARRGGRFYQEVAAYGHLGRPDLDLPWERTDKAAILQQAIQTAAV, encoded by the coding sequence TTGTCTCGCTATCTTTTTTCTTCTGAATCCGTGACCGAGGGGCATCCCGACAAGATCTGCGATCAGATCTCCGATGCGATCCTCGACGCCCTGCTCACCCAGGATGCCAGTTCGCGCGTTGCCGCCGAGGTCGTGGTCAACACCGGCATGGTTATCGTCACCGGCGAAATCACCACCAAGGCGCAGGTCAACTTTACCCGCCTCGTGCGCGAGAAGATCCGCGAAATCGGCTATACCGACGCCGACAACGGCTTTAGCGCCGACTCCTGCTCGGTGTTTCTCGCCCTCGACGAGCAGTCCCCCGACATCTCCCAGGGCGTGAGCCTGGCCCAGGAGGCCCGCCAGAACGAAGACGATCTTTTTGATCGGGTCGGTGCGGGCGATCAGGGGTTGATGTTTGGCTTTGCCTGCACGGAGACGCCGGAGTTGATGCCGCTGCCGATCAGCCTCGCCCACCGGTTGACGCGCCAGCTCGCCCTGGTGCGCAAAAATGGCACTCTGTCCTACCTCAAACCGGACGGCAAAGCCCAGGTGACGGTCGAATACGAGCGGACGGGCGGCATCGACCGGCCCGTGCGCATTCACACGATTCTCATCTCGACCCAGCACACCGCCACGATCGGCGAGATCGCCGACAACGAGGCGGTGCAGGCGCGCATCCGCGAAGATCTCTGGACCCACGTCGTCGGTCCGGCTTTTGGCGACATCGCCATCCAGCCCGACGCCCAGACGCGGCTACTGGTCAATCCCACCGGCAAGTTCGTGATCGGCGGTCCCCAGGGCGACGCCGGTCTTACGGGCCGCAAGATCATCGTCGATACCTACGGCGGCTACGCCCGCCACGGCGGCGGTGCTTTTTCGGGCAAGGACCCCACCAAGGTAGACCGCTCCGCCGCTTACGCCGCCCGCTACGTCGCCAAGAACATCGTGGCGGCGGAGTTGGCCGACCGGTGCGAGGTGCAGGTCGCCTACGCCATCGGTGTCGCCCGGCCCCTGAGCGTGCTGGTCGAGACTTTTGGGACTGGCCGGGTCTCCGACGAAGCGCTGATGCTGCTGGTGCGCGAGCACTTCGACCTGCGGCCCGCAGCGATCATCCGCGACTTTGAGCTGTGCCAGCTCCCCGCCCGGCGCGGCGGTCGCTTTTATCAGGAAGTCGCAGCCTACGGCCACCTGGGCCGCCCGGACCTCGATCTGCCCTGGGAGCGGACCGACAAGGCGGCGATTCTCCAGCAGGCGATTCAGACGGCAGCGGTCTGA
- a CDS encoding TonB C-terminal domain-containing protein, with translation MSIARRILVPLLGGCLFLLVANCSLMAATQMRQFYSDDFPVKVYISPYLAGSTETDETKRPRVPEAAYNALRQAVLDWDLLMINSPDKPLDRTYTIVLKQKLDVSDATRFAKFGFLVLTDQPGEADLFVEASDLKTFDLKDGKEALGYFSAVRSYRLGKIAMAIHQHLSSELRVVLLHEIGHALGLDHVADDGNESSCNLMSPTKYTCSIALPACRGNSELCIGILDSQIRQIEKALTSERPINSEPVAAKPQGTQTSESQAATKQQETTTTAVAIKTKVESPRPIATIQDWIAEFQRKIKAVWDPPEVEKDARTVLTVVVDRAGHVGEVAVKESAGLKSIDEAAIAAVHKAGPFVALPGSYKEPEVYMDFTLDVHAGDDKQPGQ, from the coding sequence ATGTCGATAGCTCGGCGCATTCTCGTTCCGCTCCTTGGCGGCTGTCTTTTTTTGCTGGTAGCCAACTGTTCCCTCATGGCTGCCACCCAGATGCGGCAGTTCTACAGCGACGATTTTCCGGTCAAAGTCTACATCAGTCCTTATCTTGCCGGTTCGACGGAGACCGACGAGACGAAGCGCCCGCGCGTACCTGAGGCGGCCTACAACGCTTTGCGCCAGGCGGTGCTCGATTGGGATCTCCTGATGATCAATTCGCCCGACAAGCCGCTGGATCGGACCTATACGATCGTTCTCAAACAAAAGCTCGATGTCTCCGATGCTACTCGCTTCGCTAAATTTGGTTTTTTGGTCCTCACTGACCAACCCGGCGAGGCGGACCTGTTCGTCGAAGCTAGCGACCTCAAGACGTTCGATCTCAAAGACGGCAAGGAGGCTCTTGGCTACTTCTCTGCGGTCAGAAGCTACCGGCTCGGCAAGATCGCTATGGCCATCCACCAACACCTCTCCTCGGAGTTGCGGGTGGTACTGCTGCACGAAATTGGTCACGCCCTCGGATTGGATCATGTCGCCGACGACGGCAACGAAAGTTCCTGCAACCTGATGTCACCGACCAAATATACCTGCTCGATTGCCCTGCCCGCCTGTCGGGGCAACAGCGAGCTGTGTATCGGTATCCTCGATTCTCAAATTCGCCAGATCGAAAAAGCACTGACGAGCGAAAGACCGATTAATTCTGAACCGGTGGCAGCAAAACCGCAGGGCACCCAAACGAGCGAGTCCCAAGCAGCGACGAAGCAGCAGGAGACAACCACGACTGCGGTTGCGATCAAAACAAAAGTAGAATCGCCCCGGCCAATCGCCACTATTCAAGATTGGATAGCCGAATTTCAGCGCAAGATCAAAGCGGTTTGGGATCCGCCGGAGGTCGAGAAGGATGCGCGGACGGTGCTGACAGTTGTGGTTGATCGCGCTGGCCACGTCGGTGAAGTTGCCGTCAAAGAAAGCGCCGGTCTCAAGTCGATCGATGAAGCCGCCATCGCTGCCGTCCACAAGGCTGGGCCTTTCGTCGCCTTGCCAGGCAGCTATAAGGAACCCGAGGTGTACATGGACTTCACTCTCGACGTTCATGCCGGGGACGACAAACAACCGGGCCAGTAA
- a CDS encoding mechanosensitive ion channel family protein produces MNPQTIQTVTDLLINAGLKIIAALLIFAIGRVLIEFAVSLTRRALDKQRIEPTLVRYLASVISVLANIALIIAILGFFGVETTSFAALFAAAGIAIGAAWAGLLANFAAGAFIIVLRPYKVGDFITAGGVTGTVKELGLFVTAIDTPDNVLVFVGNNKIFSDNIQNFSVNPYRRVELAAQLNHSVDHNDAIARLKQGLANIPNVLNSPAPDVEILEFNLSGPVLAVRPYTNNIHYWQVYFDTNRLIRESFGQAGYPTPAQHFVIRNATG; encoded by the coding sequence ATGAATCCTCAGACGATACAGACTGTTACAGACCTGCTTATCAATGCTGGCCTCAAGATTATTGCGGCCCTGCTCATCTTTGCGATTGGCCGGGTGCTCATCGAATTTGCCGTCAGCCTGACGCGGCGCGCCCTCGACAAGCAGCGCATCGAGCCTACGCTTGTCCGCTACCTGGCTTCGGTGATCTCGGTGCTCGCCAATATTGCGCTCATCATCGCCATCTTGGGCTTCTTTGGCGTCGAGACCACCAGCTTTGCCGCCCTGTTCGCCGCTGCCGGTATCGCGATCGGGGCGGCCTGGGCAGGGCTGCTCGCCAACTTTGCTGCCGGAGCCTTCATCATTGTCCTGCGGCCCTACAAGGTCGGCGATTTTATCACCGCCGGCGGGGTGACCGGTACCGTCAAAGAACTCGGCCTCTTCGTCACCGCGATCGACACGCCGGACAACGTTCTGGTCTTTGTCGGCAACAACAAAATTTTCTCAGACAACATCCAGAACTTCTCCGTCAACCCCTACCGCCGCGTCGAACTGGCCGCCCAGCTCAACCACAGCGTCGATCACAACGACGCCATCGCTCGGCTCAAGCAGGGACTGGCCAATATCCCGAATGTCTTGAATTCACCGGCCCCCGATGTCGAGATTCTTGAATTCAACCTCTCAGGACCGGTACTGGCCGTGCGGCCCTACACCAACAACATCCACTACTGGCAGGTGTACTTCGACACCAATCGCCTGATCCGCGAAAGCTTTGGCCAGGCGGGCTATCCCACCCCGGCCCAACACTTCGTTATCCGCAACGCCACCGGTTGA
- a CDS encoding GAF domain-containing sensor histidine kinase, which translates to MDNTSKTKEQLLSELQKLQLHGTFLTEASRVLASSLDYRTTLASVGRLALSGLADYCLIDLLEGQSVHRLVIARANPERGEGAWQVERYYPFDLQASYGPSYAVRTGKGELVSEVGPDAPDLLAMAGLHSYICVPLVARERPLGALTFGLAQKNGDRHYDESDFNLAEELARRAAVAIDNARLFAAEAEARSQAEVANRTKDDFLATLSHELRTPLNSIIGYTQLLRRGQLDSAAARRALEAIERNGWLQTQLIDDLLDASQILQGSLELNLRPVHLLPIVQEAVESLRSAAQLKHIQLDVQLEDETGLILGEAVRLRQVVLNLLSNAIKFTSEGGRIQVRLGRENGSWQLVVRDSGIGIDGRFLPYVFEVFRQADSSRRREHGGLGLGLAIARYLVEQHGGQIEAESAGQGRGATFTVHLPVMAEPALVVQPSRSTPDNPGHQPLSRLRVLVMPSIESGDGEAALSLGSMVRQLGAEVATAVTAAEALSLLEQFDPDVLISPVGYARNDLCTVIHKVGEQRPPRCDLQAGDGEQLVQAGFEIRTAPATPEKLATAMASLASRRA; encoded by the coding sequence ATGGATAATACAAGTAAGACAAAGGAACAGTTGCTCAGCGAGCTACAGAAGCTCCAGTTGCACGGAACATTTCTCACCGAGGCAAGCCGGGTGCTCGCCTCCTCCCTCGATTACCGCACCACCCTGGCATCGGTTGGCCGTCTGGCTCTAAGCGGTCTGGCAGATTACTGCCTCATCGACTTGCTGGAGGGACAGAGCGTGCATCGGCTGGTGATTGCCCGCGCCAATCCGGAGCGGGGGGAGGGAGCCTGGCAGGTAGAGCGGTATTATCCCTTCGATTTGCAGGCGTCCTACGGTCCGAGCTACGCCGTGCGCACCGGCAAAGGTGAGCTGGTAAGTGAGGTCGGCCCCGACGCGCCGGACCTGCTCGCGATGGCCGGGCTGCATTCTTACATCTGCGTGCCGCTGGTAGCCAGGGAGCGCCCCCTCGGCGCTCTGACGTTCGGCCTGGCGCAAAAAAACGGTGATCGCCACTACGACGAGTCGGATTTTAATCTGGCGGAGGAATTGGCCCGGCGGGCGGCAGTAGCGATCGACAACGCCCGGTTGTTCGCAGCGGAGGCGGAGGCACGCTCCCAGGCGGAGGTGGCCAATCGCACCAAGGACGATTTTCTGGCCACCCTCAGCCACGAGTTGCGCACCCCCCTCAACTCGATCATCGGCTACACCCAGTTGCTCAGGCGCGGCCAGCTCGATTCGGCGGCAGCCAGACGGGCTCTGGAGGCGATCGAGCGCAACGGCTGGTTGCAGACCCAGCTCATCGACGATCTGCTCGATGCTTCGCAGATCTTGCAGGGCAGCCTCGAACTCAATCTGCGTCCGGTGCATCTGCTGCCCATCGTCCAGGAGGCGGTCGAGTCGCTCCGCTCCGCAGCCCAGCTCAAGCACATCCAGCTCGATGTGCAGCTGGAGGACGAAACCGGCCTGATTTTAGGTGAAGCGGTGCGTCTGCGCCAGGTAGTCCTCAACTTGCTCTCGAATGCGATTAAATTCACGTCGGAGGGGGGCCGCATCCAGGTCCGACTGGGGCGCGAGAACGGGAGCTGGCAACTGGTGGTGCGCGACAGTGGCATCGGCATCGATGGGCGATTCCTGCCCTACGTCTTCGAGGTTTTCCGGCAGGCGGACAGTTCGCGGCGGCGCGAGCACGGCGGGCTCGGCCTCGGCCTCGCCATCGCCCGCTACCTCGTCGAGCAGCACGGCGGCCAGATCGAGGCAGAGAGTGCCGGTCAGGGCCGGGGAGCAACTTTTACCGTCCATCTGCCGGTGATGGCCGAACCGGCACTGGTGGTGCAGCCCAGCCGCTCCACTCCCGACAACCCCGGCCACCAGCCGCTTTCAAGGCTGCGGGTGCTGGTGATGCCCTCGATCGAGAGTGGCGACGGCGAGGCGGCCCTCTCACTGGGGTCGATGGTCCGTCAGTTGGGAGCTGAGGTGGCGACGGCGGTGACGGCGGCTGAGGCGCTCTCGCTGCTCGAACAGTTCGATCCTGACGTGCTGATTAGTCCCGTCGGCTATGCCAGGAATGACCTTTGTACGGTGATCCACAAAGTTGGTGAGCAGCGGCCTCCCCGCTGCGACCTGCAGGCTGGCGACGGCGAACAGCTGGTGCAGGCAGGCTTTGAGATTCGCACCGCTCCCGCCACACCCGAAAAGCTGGCAACGGCGATGGCAAGTCTTGCCTCCCGCCGCGCTTGA
- a CDS encoding U32 family peptidase, which produces MSRGERGAGRRAELLAPAGDWECLRAAVENGADAVYFGLERFNARMRAQNFTAADLPELVAFLHRRGVKGYVTFNTLVFADELAEAEQYLRTVIAAGVDGAIVQDIGICRLIRGISPDFPIHASTQMTITSAAGVAFARDLGCDQVVLARECSLAEIAKIQQTAASAGLPLEVFVHGALCVAYSGQCLTSEALGGRSANRGECAQACRMPYELIADGEVVDLGGRAYLLSPQDLCGIALLPELVRSGVASLKIEGRLKSPEYVANITRAYRQALDRIEVADDLASPSAEVRYELEMAFSRGLSTGWLEGTDNQKLVHARFGKKRGVRLGEVLQIEGSQVGLLPDAPVKPGDGVVFDSGRPEQAEEGGRIWTVEHRQDRLWLGFARGEIDWRRVRVGDILWKTSDPQLDRQLRQSFAGDAPRFQRPLGLRVWGRAGELLAIEGRDEAGQTTRVLSTLPLVAAQKQALTDERLAEQLGRLGGTPFYLGALVNQLEGALYLPVSELNRLRRELVEQLLALRSRPRRWQMLPATPACAPPPAAVPAGAPELIVLVRSQEQLDAVLTGDIRTIYCELEDGRQYRRAVQRAHAGGAALWVAPPRIYKPGEDWLLDQVRSSGADGYLVRNYDHLRYFASDPCVGDFSLNIANPLAAAHWMESYGLRRLTASYDLNIQQLTALLKTAPPEWFEITIHQHMPLFHMEHCVFCGFLSEGSDYTNCGRPCERLAVRLRDRVGDEHPLKADAGCRNTVFNARAQSGAEAVHHLRAAGARYLRLEFLDESPEQVVRTIACYRQLLNGTLSGTALWRELQLLNQLGVTRGQLPG; this is translated from the coding sequence ATGAGCAGAGGCGAGCGAGGGGCTGGGCGGCGAGCGGAGTTGCTCGCCCCGGCGGGGGATTGGGAGTGCCTGCGGGCAGCGGTCGAGAACGGTGCCGACGCTGTGTACTTTGGGCTGGAGCGCTTCAACGCCCGGATGCGTGCCCAGAACTTTACCGCCGCCGATCTGCCGGAACTGGTTGCCTTTTTGCACCGCCGGGGCGTCAAAGGCTACGTCACCTTCAATACCCTGGTCTTTGCCGACGAACTCGCCGAGGCCGAGCAGTACCTGCGCACGGTGATCGCGGCGGGGGTGGATGGGGCGATCGTCCAGGACATCGGCATCTGCCGGCTGATCCGGGGGATCTCACCGGATTTTCCGATCCACGCTTCGACCCAGATGACGATCACGAGCGCGGCGGGGGTGGCCTTTGCCCGCGATCTAGGCTGCGATCAGGTCGTGCTCGCCCGCGAGTGCTCCCTCGCTGAGATAGCAAAAATTCAGCAAACTGCCGCTTCGGCTGGCCTGCCCCTCGAAGTGTTCGTCCACGGCGCGCTCTGCGTCGCCTACTCCGGGCAGTGTCTGACCTCGGAGGCGCTCGGTGGCCGCTCGGCCAACCGGGGCGAGTGCGCCCAGGCGTGCCGGATGCCCTACGAGCTGATTGCCGACGGTGAAGTCGTAGATCTGGGGGGCAGAGCCTATCTTTTAAGCCCCCAGGATCTCTGTGGAATTGCGCTTTTGCCGGAGCTGGTGCGCTCTGGGGTCGCCTCGCTCAAGATCGAGGGCCGCCTCAAGTCGCCGGAGTACGTGGCCAACATCACCCGCGCCTACCGCCAGGCGCTCGATCGAATAGAGGTTGCCGACGATCTTGCTTCCCCGAGCGCCGAGGTGCGCTACGAACTGGAGATGGCCTTTTCGCGGGGACTTTCGACCGGCTGGCTGGAGGGCACCGACAACCAGAAACTTGTTCACGCCCGCTTTGGCAAAAAGCGCGGCGTCCGGCTCGGGGAGGTACTGCAGATCGAGGGCAGCCAGGTTGGCCTGCTGCCGGATGCGCCCGTCAAACCCGGCGATGGGGTCGTCTTTGACAGTGGCCGTCCGGAGCAAGCGGAGGAGGGGGGACGGATCTGGACGGTGGAGCACAGACAGGACCGGCTCTGGCTGGGGTTTGCCCGAGGCGAGATCGACTGGCGGCGGGTGCGGGTGGGGGACATCCTCTGGAAGACCAGCGACCCCCAACTCGATCGCCAGTTGCGCCAGAGCTTTGCTGGCGATGCGCCCCGGTTTCAGCGGCCTCTGGGTCTGAGGGTCTGGGGCCGGGCGGGAGAGCTTCTGGCGATCGAGGGGCGCGACGAGGCGGGCCAGACCACGCGCGTCCTTTCGACCCTGCCGCTGGTCGCCGCTCAAAAGCAGGCTCTCACGGACGAGCGGCTGGCTGAGCAGCTCGGGCGGCTGGGCGGGACGCCCTTTTATCTGGGTGCGCTCGTCAACCAGCTCGAAGGGGCGCTCTACCTGCCTGTGAGCGAACTCAACCGATTGCGCCGCGAACTGGTCGAGCAACTTCTTGCCCTGCGCAGCCGGCCCCGGCGCTGGCAGATGCTTCCAGCGACTCCCGCCTGTGCCCCACCGCCCGCTGCTGTGCCTGCCGGTGCTCCAGAACTGATCGTCCTGGTGCGCTCACAGGAGCAGTTGGATGCCGTTCTCACAGGCGACATTCGGACTATCTACTGCGAGCTGGAAGATGGACGGCAGTACCGCCGGGCTGTCCAGCGCGCCCACGCAGGCGGCGCTGCCCTCTGGGTCGCTCCGCCGCGCATCTACAAGCCGGGCGAAGACTGGCTCTTGGACCAGGTACGCTCCAGCGGCGCTGACGGTTATCTGGTGCGCAACTACGATCACCTGCGCTACTTTGCAAGTGATCCCTGTGTGGGCGATTTTTCGCTCAATATTGCCAATCCCCTCGCCGCCGCCCACTGGATGGAGAGCTATGGGCTGCGGCGGCTCACCGCCTCCTACGATCTCAATATCCAGCAGCTGACAGCCCTGCTCAAGACGGCACCGCCCGAGTGGTTCGAGATCACCATCCACCAGCACATGCCCCTGTTTCACATGGAGCACTGCGTCTTCTGTGGGTTTTTGTCCGAAGGCTCCGACTACACCAACTGCGGTCGGCCCTGTGAGCGGTTGGCCGTCCGGCTGCGCGACCGGGTGGGCGACGAACATCCCCTCAAAGCCGACGCCGGTTGCCGCAACACCGTCTTCAATGCCCGAGCCCAGAGCGGGGCGGAGGCCGTTCACCACCTCCGCGCCGCCGGAGCGCGCTACTTGCGCCTTGAATTTCTCGACGAATCGCCCGAACAGGTGGTCCGGACCATCGCCTGCTACCGACAGCTGCTCAATGGCACCTTGAGCGGCACTGCCCTGTGGCGCGAGTTGCAACTGCTCAACCAGTTGGGCGTCACCCGTGGCCAGCTCCCCGGCTGA